Proteins found in one Pectobacterium atrosepticum genomic segment:
- the glpX gene encoding class II fructose-bisphosphatase produces the protein MKRELAIEFSRVTEAAALAGYKWLGRGDKNAADNAAVQAMRIMLNQVNINGQIVIGEGEIDEAPMLFIGEQVGTGQGDAVDIAVDPIEGTRMTAMGQANALAVLAVGEKGAFLHAPDMYMEKLIVGPGAKGAIDLNLPLADNLRNVALKLGKPLSQLTVTTLAKPRHDACIAEMQQLGVKVFAIPDGDVAASILTCMPDSEVDVLYGIGGAPEGVISAAVIRALDGDMQGRLLARHEVKGDSAENRSIGEDELARCRQMGIEAGGVLKLDDMARNDNVIFSATGITKGDLLDGIARKGNMATTETLLIRGKSRTIRRIKSTHYLDRKDRALHEFLL, from the coding sequence ATGAAACGTGAATTAGCCATAGAGTTCTCGCGCGTCACCGAAGCAGCCGCGTTAGCAGGCTATAAGTGGTTAGGCCGTGGCGATAAGAATGCCGCTGACAATGCCGCCGTACAGGCGATGCGGATTATGCTGAATCAAGTCAATATCAACGGTCAGATTGTCATCGGAGAAGGGGAAATCGACGAAGCGCCTATGCTGTTCATTGGTGAACAGGTTGGCACTGGTCAGGGCGATGCCGTGGACATCGCCGTCGATCCGATTGAAGGCACGCGGATGACAGCAATGGGTCAGGCGAACGCGCTAGCCGTGCTGGCCGTCGGCGAAAAAGGTGCATTTCTGCACGCGCCAGACATGTACATGGAAAAGCTGATCGTCGGGCCCGGAGCAAAGGGGGCAATTGACCTCAATCTGCCGCTGGCAGACAACCTGCGTAATGTCGCGCTGAAGCTGGGTAAACCGCTCAGCCAGTTAACCGTCACTACGCTGGCTAAACCACGCCACGATGCCTGCATCGCGGAAATGCAGCAACTGGGGGTGAAAGTGTTCGCGATTCCAGATGGAGACGTGGCTGCATCGATCCTCACCTGCATGCCGGACAGCGAAGTTGACGTACTGTACGGTATCGGCGGTGCGCCAGAAGGCGTGATCTCGGCAGCGGTTATCCGGGCGCTCGACGGCGACATGCAAGGACGTTTGCTGGCACGTCATGAAGTCAAAGGCGATAGCGCTGAAAACCGCAGCATCGGTGAGGACGAGCTGGCACGCTGCCGACAAATGGGCATCGAAGCCGGTGGGGTCCTCAAGCTCGATGACATGGCGCGCAACGACAACGTGATTTTCTCCGCAACAGGCATCACCAAAGGCGACTTGCTGGATGGGATCGCACGTAAAGGCAACATGGCTACCACAGAAACGCTGCTGATCCGCGGTAAGTCTCGTACGATCCGCCGTATTAAATCGACACACTATCTGGATCGTAAGGATCGTGCGTTGCACGAATTCCTGCTGTAG
- a CDS encoding ferredoxin--NADP(+) reductase produces MAEWVTGRVIQVENWTESLFSIRVQAPADSFTAGQYGKLALEIDGEKVQRAYSYVNAPSDPTLEFYLVTVPEGKLSPHLHAMQPGSEVMIVKEAAGFFVLEEIPDCETLWMLATGTGIGPYLSILQEGKDLERFKNIVLVHAARFSRDLSYLPLMQQLQQRYHGKLHIQTVVSREEEAGSLTGRIPQLISNGTLESAVGLPMDTATSHVMLCGNPQMVRDTQALLKEERQMTKHLRRRPGHMTAENYW; encoded by the coding sequence ATGGCTGAATGGGTGACAGGCAGAGTGATTCAGGTGGAAAACTGGACAGAAAGTCTGTTTAGCATTCGGGTTCAGGCGCCCGCTGATTCATTCACTGCTGGGCAGTATGGCAAGCTGGCGCTGGAGATTGATGGTGAAAAAGTGCAACGCGCGTATTCGTACGTGAATGCGCCCAGCGATCCTACGCTTGAGTTCTATCTGGTGACCGTGCCAGAAGGCAAACTTAGCCCTCATCTGCATGCCATGCAGCCTGGGTCGGAAGTCATGATTGTCAAAGAGGCCGCCGGATTTTTCGTGCTGGAAGAGATTCCTGATTGTGAAACACTGTGGATGCTGGCAACAGGCACGGGCATCGGCCCCTATTTGTCCATCCTTCAGGAAGGCAAAGATCTGGAACGCTTTAAGAACATCGTGCTGGTTCATGCCGCTAGGTTCTCACGCGATCTGAGTTATCTGCCGCTGATGCAGCAGTTACAGCAGCGCTACCACGGCAAACTGCATATTCAAACGGTGGTCAGCCGGGAAGAGGAAGCAGGCTCGCTGACAGGACGCATCCCGCAGCTTATTAGCAACGGTACGCTGGAATCCGCAGTAGGCTTACCGATGGATACGGCCACCAGCCATGTCATGCTGTGCGGTAACCCGCAGATGGTGCGCGATACCCAAGCATTGCTAAAAGAAGAGCGGCAAATGACCAAACACCTGCGCCGCAGGCCCGGTCATATGACTGCTGAGAACTATTGGTAA
- a CDS encoding DUF805 domain-containing protein, which translates to MTLQQWCFSFKGRIGRRDFWLWMAIWVALMAVLFTLSGQNWLDTQLTAFGLVALLWPTAAMMVKRLHDRNKSGWWALLLVVAWVLASGNWYMFSAIWQWGIGRFLPILIVVMTLLDCGVFLGTKGENRFGAEAEPFRFRR; encoded by the coding sequence ATGACATTACAGCAATGGTGCTTCTCGTTTAAAGGCCGTATTGGCCGTCGTGATTTCTGGCTCTGGATGGCTATTTGGGTGGCGCTGATGGCGGTATTGTTTACGCTTTCAGGTCAAAACTGGTTGGATACGCAATTGACGGCGTTTGGTTTGGTGGCATTGCTGTGGCCGACGGCGGCGATGATGGTGAAGCGGCTGCACGACCGTAATAAAAGTGGCTGGTGGGCGCTGCTGTTAGTGGTGGCGTGGGTATTGGCCTCGGGGAATTGGTACATGTTTTCCGCCATTTGGCAGTGGGGCATTGGCCGCTTCTTGCCGATCCTGATTGTCGTGATGACGTTGCTCGACTGCGGCGTTTTTCTAGGGACAAAAGGGGAAAACCGATTTGGAGCAGAGGCGGAGCCGTTTCGCTTCCGCCGCTAA
- a CDS encoding DUF1454 family protein → MTRKRIASLLVLSSLVLYQTHAGADPTFPPKTSANAPYLLAGAPTFDQTITQFRSRYNLSNPTLPIGEFRVVDTGTIISMLTRAASRINDHLYASTALEKGTGKIKTLQITWLPQPQNEQETAARRKQAIDYMAALARTFAPSLTEEQSVKKVTELLGKGKGQRVYQQTEGALRYVVADDGEKGLTFAVEPIKLTLSEP, encoded by the coding sequence ATGACACGAAAACGCATCGCTTCACTTTTGGTTTTATCATCGCTGGTGCTGTACCAGACTCACGCGGGAGCCGATCCAACGTTTCCGCCCAAAACCTCAGCCAATGCGCCGTATCTGCTGGCTGGTGCCCCAACCTTCGATCAAACCATCACGCAATTCCGTTCTCGCTACAACCTGAGCAACCCGACGCTGCCGATCGGTGAATTTCGGGTTGTCGATACCGGCACTATCATCAGCATGTTGACCCGTGCAGCCAGCCGGATCAACGACCACCTCTATGCTTCAACCGCGCTAGAGAAAGGCACAGGGAAAATCAAAACGCTGCAAATCACCTGGCTACCGCAGCCGCAGAACGAACAAGAAACCGCCGCGCGTCGTAAACAGGCCATCGACTATATGGCCGCACTGGCTCGCACGTTCGCACCGTCACTGACGGAGGAACAGAGTGTGAAAAAAGTCACCGAACTGCTGGGAAAAGGCAAAGGACAACGCGTTTACCAGCAAACGGAAGGTGCCCTGCGCTATGTGGTTGCAGATGACGGCGAAAAAGGGCTAACTTTTGCTGTTGAACCGATTAAGCTAACGCTATCTGAACCGTGA
- a CDS encoding triose-phosphate isomerase, with translation MRHPLVMGNWKLNGSTNLVNELIAGLRKELSTVDGCGVAIAPPAIYLDQANHQLAGSRIALGAQNVDVNLSGAFTGETSAEMLKDIGAKYIIIGHSERRTYHKESDEFIAKKFGVLKDAGLIPVLCIGETEAENEAGQTEAVCARQLDAVLNTLGAKAFENTVVAYEPVWAIGTGKSATPAQAQAVHKFIRDHIAKQDAAVAEQVIIQYGGSVNAANAAELFTQPDIDGALVGGASLKADAFAVIVKAAADAKRG, from the coding sequence ATGCGACATCCATTAGTTATGGGTAACTGGAAGCTGAACGGCAGCACCAACTTGGTCAACGAATTGATCGCAGGCCTACGTAAAGAGCTCAGCACCGTTGACGGTTGTGGCGTAGCCATTGCCCCCCCAGCTATCTACCTCGATCAGGCTAATCACCAACTGGCGGGCAGCCGCATTGCACTGGGCGCGCAGAACGTTGACGTGAACCTTTCTGGTGCCTTCACCGGTGAAACGTCTGCCGAGATGCTGAAAGATATCGGTGCGAAATACATCATCATTGGCCACTCTGAGCGCCGCACCTACCATAAAGAAAGCGATGAATTCATTGCGAAGAAATTTGGCGTGCTGAAAGACGCGGGCTTGATTCCGGTGTTGTGCATTGGTGAAACTGAAGCTGAAAACGAAGCAGGCCAAACCGAAGCCGTGTGCGCACGTCAACTGGATGCCGTACTGAATACGCTGGGTGCGAAAGCGTTTGAAAACACCGTTGTGGCCTACGAACCCGTATGGGCTATCGGCACCGGTAAATCTGCAACTCCAGCACAGGCTCAGGCCGTTCACAAATTCATCCGTGACCACATCGCCAAGCAAGATGCTGCTGTTGCTGAACAAGTTATCATCCAGTACGGCGGTTCGGTTAATGCTGCGAATGCCGCAGAGCTGTTCACCCAGCCAGACATCGACGGCGCGCTGGTCGGTGGTGCATCACTGAAAGCCGACGCTTTTGCTGTCATCGTGAAAGCCGCAGCCGACGCTAAACGCGGCTAA
- the aguA gene encoding agmatine deiminase: protein MSQLAAPHVTTPHQDGFAMPAEWAPHDAVWMIWPYRTDNWREQGVPAQKTFARVAEAIAQNTPVIMGVPARYMADAQKVMPVNVTLVEMESDDAWMRDTGPTIVLNQAGERRGIDWQFNAWGGELGGLYEDWRQDEKVAAQVLDYHQAAGYAAPLILEGGSIHVDGEGTLLTTAECLLNPNRNPHLSKAEIEQLMRDYLSISTIIWLEEGVYNDETDGHIDNMCCFVRPGEVALHWTDDENDPQYARSVAAYEVLSAARDAQGRELKIWKLPAPGPLHATKEEAQGVDSGDAVERLAGSRLAGSYVNFLISNQQIIFPLLDEKTDDVARDLLQQMFPDYLISGVPAREILLGGGNIHCITQQIPTAK from the coding sequence ATGTCACAGTTAGCAGCTCCTCATGTCACCACGCCACATCAGGATGGTTTTGCGATGCCCGCTGAGTGGGCACCGCATGATGCCGTGTGGATGATTTGGCCGTATCGTACTGATAACTGGCGCGAGCAGGGCGTTCCGGCGCAGAAAACGTTCGCGCGCGTGGCGGAAGCTATCGCCCAGAATACGCCCGTTATCATGGGCGTTCCTGCACGCTACATGGCGGATGCGCAAAAAGTGATGCCGGTAAATGTCACGCTGGTGGAAATGGAAAGTGACGATGCCTGGATGCGCGACACTGGCCCAACCATCGTGCTGAATCAGGCCGGTGAGCGTCGGGGTATCGACTGGCAGTTCAACGCCTGGGGCGGCGAGCTGGGTGGTCTGTATGAAGACTGGCGTCAGGATGAAAAAGTCGCGGCGCAGGTGCTGGATTATCATCAGGCCGCAGGCTACGCCGCTCCGCTGATTCTGGAAGGTGGCTCGATCCATGTCGATGGTGAAGGCACGCTGCTGACCACGGCGGAATGCTTACTCAATCCGAACCGTAACCCGCACCTGAGCAAAGCGGAAATCGAACAACTGATGCGTGATTATCTCAGCATCTCGACGATTATCTGGCTGGAAGAGGGCGTGTACAACGACGAAACCGATGGACATATCGATAATATGTGCTGTTTCGTGCGCCCCGGTGAAGTGGCGCTGCACTGGACTGATGATGAAAACGATCCGCAGTATGCACGTTCCGTCGCGGCCTATGAGGTTCTGTCGGCAGCGCGGGATGCGCAAGGGCGTGAGCTGAAAATCTGGAAACTACCTGCTCCCGGCCCGCTCCATGCGACCAAAGAGGAAGCGCAGGGTGTGGACAGTGGCGATGCGGTTGAGCGCCTTGCCGGTTCTCGTCTGGCAGGGTCTTATGTGAATTTCCTGATCAGCAACCAGCAGATCATTTTCCCACTGCTGGATGAGAAGACGGATGATGTTGCACGCGATCTGCTGCAACAGATGTTCCCTGACTATTTGATTAGCGGCGTGCCTGCGCGGGAAATCCTGCTGGGCGGGGGAAATATCCACTGCATTACGCAGCAAATTCCTACGGCGAAGTAA
- the aguB gene encoding N-carbamoylputrescine amidase, which translates to MKKVTVAATQMACSWDLPKNIENAEKLVRQAHAKGAQVILIQELFAAPYFCIDQSPEHYALAQELETSPLIKHFSALAAELNVVLPLSFFERANNAYYNSLVMIDADGSVLDVYRKTHIPNGPAYQEKQFFIPGDTGFKVWQTRYAKIGVGICWDQWFPETARSLALQGAELIFYPTAIGSEPAYPDIDSQPHWTRVQQGHAAANLVPVIASNRIGTEASKYIDGLEMTFYGSSFIADQTGALLAQANKTDEAILVHEFDLEAIAAQRASWGLFRDRRPEMYGTIASSDGKTRR; encoded by the coding sequence ATGAAAAAAGTTACCGTTGCCGCAACACAAATGGCGTGTTCTTGGGATCTGCCCAAGAATATCGAAAACGCTGAAAAACTGGTGCGACAAGCGCATGCAAAAGGCGCGCAGGTTATCCTGATTCAGGAACTGTTTGCCGCACCGTATTTCTGCATCGATCAAAGCCCAGAGCACTATGCGCTGGCGCAGGAGCTGGAAACCAGCCCGCTGATTAAGCATTTCTCTGCACTGGCGGCGGAGCTGAACGTGGTGCTGCCGTTGAGCTTCTTTGAGCGTGCTAATAACGCCTATTACAACTCGCTGGTGATGATTGACGCGGATGGTTCCGTGTTGGACGTTTACCGCAAAACCCACATTCCGAACGGTCCGGCGTATCAGGAAAAGCAGTTCTTCATTCCTGGCGACACTGGCTTTAAAGTCTGGCAGACGCGCTACGCGAAAATCGGCGTGGGCATTTGCTGGGATCAGTGGTTCCCAGAAACTGCACGCAGTCTGGCGTTGCAGGGCGCAGAACTGATTTTCTATCCGACTGCCATTGGTTCCGAACCGGCCTACCCGGACATCGACAGCCAGCCTCACTGGACCCGCGTTCAGCAAGGGCACGCTGCAGCCAATCTGGTGCCGGTTATTGCATCCAACCGTATCGGTACGGAAGCCAGCAAATATATCGACGGTCTGGAAATGACGTTCTACGGTTCTTCTTTTATCGCCGATCAAACCGGTGCGCTGTTGGCTCAGGCCAATAAGACGGACGAAGCCATTCTGGTGCATGAATTTGATTTAGAAGCGATTGCCGCCCAGCGTGCCTCATGGGGCCTGTTCCGCGACCGCCGCCCGGAAATGTACGGCACTATTGCCAGCTCAGACGGCAAGACTCGGAGATAA
- a CDS encoding Hcp family type VI secretion system effector, with protein sequence MPTPCYISIEGKTQGNITAGAFTSDSVGNIYVEGHEDEMLVQEFKHVVTVPTDPQSGQPSGQRVHKPFKFTVALNKAVPLLYNALSTGEMLPTTTLKWYRTSVEGKQEHFFSTILTDATIVDIDCKMPHCQDPSKLDYTQLIEVSLAYRKIDWEHTVAGTSGSDDWRAPVEA encoded by the coding sequence ATGCCAACTCCATGCTATATCAGCATCGAAGGGAAAACTCAGGGCAACATCACCGCCGGTGCCTTCACGTCTGATTCTGTCGGCAACATCTATGTCGAAGGCCACGAAGACGAAATGCTGGTGCAGGAATTCAAACACGTGGTTACCGTGCCGACCGACCCGCAGTCTGGTCAGCCATCTGGCCAGCGCGTGCACAAGCCGTTCAAATTCACCGTCGCGCTGAACAAAGCCGTTCCACTGCTGTACAACGCACTGTCTACCGGTGAAATGCTGCCGACCACAACCCTGAAGTGGTATCGCACCTCGGTGGAAGGCAAGCAGGAGCACTTCTTCTCTACCATCCTGACCGATGCCACCATCGTGGATATCGACTGCAAAATGCCACACTGCCAGGATCCGTCCAAGCTGGATTACACCCAACTGATTGAAGTGTCGCTGGCTTACCGCAAAATCGACTGGGAACACACCGTGGCCGGCACGTCCGGCTCCGATGACTGGCGTGCGCCGGTCGAAGCGTAA
- a CDS encoding type VI secretion system tip protein VgrG gives MANSTGLQFTVKVGALPAPTFAVVDFQLSEALNRPFALSLNLASALPDVDFGAVLDQPCELLVWYEGELKRRVSGIISAFAQGDTGFRRTRYQMEVRPALWRLGLRTNARIFQAQKPEAIIGTLLEEAGITDYAFALRHEHAPREYCVQYRESDLAFVTRLAAEEGLYFFHEFEEGKHRVIFADDAGALAKGPELFFNLANQGLSEGDYVRRFRYAETVSTAEVALKDYSFKTPAYSLLHSKISGKLDHQRESYQHYDYPGRFKQDPSGKAFTGYRLDALRANAMAGSGESNAAMLMPGNSFTLTEHPNPVLNTGWQLVAIIHSGQQPQALEEESGGEPTTYSNSFEVISAKSTWRADLPYKPMVDGPQIATVVGPAGEEIYCDEYGRIKLQFPWDRYGSSDDQSSCWVRVSQGWAGGQYGLIAIPRIGHEVIVSFLEGDPDQPIVTGRTFHATNPSPYPLPANKTRTSLRTSTHKGAGFNELRFEDQAGQEEVFIHAQKDMNTVVLNNRTTSVAADHTESVGGNQAMSVVKDQSTEIQGHQNIAVTKNRSTTVDDNDSLQVKNNIAIQSQEGDILIATKGGFIGISADGVINIKGSHIVVNGQQIDLN, from the coding sequence GTGGCAAACAGTACAGGATTACAGTTCACGGTAAAGGTCGGTGCATTGCCCGCCCCGACGTTTGCGGTGGTGGATTTTCAGCTCAGCGAGGCGCTTAACCGGCCATTTGCCTTGTCGCTGAATCTGGCAAGTGCCTTGCCGGATGTGGATTTCGGTGCGGTGCTCGACCAACCGTGTGAGTTGCTGGTGTGGTACGAAGGCGAACTAAAGCGCCGAGTGAGCGGGATTATCAGCGCCTTTGCGCAGGGGGACACGGGCTTTCGTCGCACGCGCTATCAGATGGAAGTCCGTCCGGCCTTGTGGCGACTGGGATTACGTACCAACGCCCGCATCTTTCAGGCGCAAAAGCCGGAAGCGATTATCGGCACACTGCTGGAAGAAGCAGGGATTACCGACTACGCCTTTGCGCTGCGTCATGAGCACGCGCCCCGGGAATACTGCGTGCAATATCGGGAAAGCGATTTGGCGTTTGTCACCCGACTGGCCGCAGAGGAAGGGTTGTACTTCTTTCACGAGTTTGAAGAAGGCAAACACCGAGTCATCTTTGCCGATGATGCAGGCGCATTGGCAAAAGGCCCAGAGCTGTTCTTCAACCTCGCCAACCAGGGGCTAAGCGAAGGCGACTATGTGCGTCGTTTCCGCTACGCCGAAACAGTCAGCACCGCAGAAGTGGCACTCAAAGACTATAGCTTCAAAACCCCCGCCTACAGCCTGCTGCACAGCAAGATAAGTGGCAAACTGGACCATCAGCGCGAAAGCTACCAGCACTATGACTACCCAGGGCGCTTCAAACAGGACCCGAGCGGCAAGGCGTTTACCGGCTACCGACTGGACGCGTTACGCGCGAATGCCATGGCGGGTTCAGGCGAATCCAATGCCGCGATGCTGATGCCAGGCAACAGCTTTACCCTCACCGAACACCCCAACCCCGTGCTCAATACCGGCTGGCAGTTGGTGGCCATTATCCACAGCGGGCAACAGCCACAAGCGCTGGAAGAAGAAAGCGGCGGCGAACCGACCACCTACAGCAACAGCTTTGAGGTTATCAGTGCCAAAAGCACCTGGCGTGCGGATTTGCCGTACAAACCGATGGTAGACGGCCCGCAGATCGCGACGGTCGTCGGCCCCGCAGGGGAAGAAATCTACTGCGACGAATACGGCAGAATCAAACTGCAATTCCCGTGGGACCGCTACGGCTCCAGTGATGACCAGAGTTCGTGCTGGGTGCGGGTGAGTCAGGGTTGGGCAGGCGGCCAGTACGGCTTGATTGCCATTCCACGCATCGGCCATGAAGTGATTGTCAGCTTCCTCGAAGGCGACCCAGACCAGCCAATTGTCACTGGCAGGACGTTCCATGCCACCAATCCGTCGCCGTACCCGCTGCCCGCCAATAAGACACGCACCTCGCTGCGTACCTCAACGCACAAAGGGGCCGGGTTCAACGAATTGCGCTTTGAAGATCAGGCCGGTCAGGAGGAGGTGTTTATTCATGCCCAGAAGGACATGAACACCGTTGTGTTGAATAACCGCACAACCAGTGTGGCAGCTGACCATACCGAAAGCGTCGGCGGAAATCAGGCAATGTCGGTGGTGAAAGACCAATCTACCGAGATTCAAGGGCATCAGAATATCGCCGTCACCAAAAACCGCAGCACCACCGTGGATGACAACGACTCCCTGCAGGTGAAAAACAACATCGCCATTCAATCACAGGAGGGCGACATCCTAATTGCCACCAAAGGCGGTTTTATTGGTATCAGCGCCGATGGCGTCATCAACATCAAGGGCAGCCACATTGTGGTAAATGGCCAGCAAATCGACCTGAACTGA
- a CDS encoding DUF1795 domain-containing protein, whose amino-acid sequence MYQMNEGTLVVPAQWRDESLHVFVLPDETTNLVVNRTPTEPGQTPESVYQKTLEQFSAHLNGYKEVQAWELTLAGAPAQALEYTWRSPEGLMHQVVVMQVRGSLLLTFTITAADALSDAHKAELLAVIATFNAAEPAAAPEGKAGSNA is encoded by the coding sequence ATGTACCAGATGAACGAAGGCACGCTGGTGGTTCCGGCACAATGGCGTGATGAATCCCTGCACGTTTTTGTGTTGCCTGATGAAACCACCAATCTGGTGGTCAACCGTACGCCCACCGAACCCGGTCAAACACCTGAATCGGTCTACCAAAAAACGCTGGAGCAGTTTTCCGCTCATCTGAATGGCTACAAAGAAGTGCAGGCTTGGGAACTGACGTTGGCAGGCGCCCCCGCACAAGCGCTGGAGTACACCTGGCGGTCACCTGAAGGCCTGATGCACCAGGTGGTCGTGATGCAGGTACGCGGTAGCTTGCTGCTGACCTTCACGATTACCGCAGCCGATGCATTGAGCGATGCCCACAAAGCGGAACTGCTGGCGGTGATTGCAACGTTCAACGCTGCGGAGCCTGCCGCCGCCCCGGAGGGTAAGGCAGGCAGCAATGCGTGA
- a CDS encoding type I toxin-antitoxin system SymE family toxin codes for MAAHDSTSRNTVNKATKTERYYTVGYAPHNGRPNPPSAINLKGRWLEESGFMTGMPITVTVERGRIVIETEINL; via the coding sequence ATGGCTGCGCACGATTCTACGTCACGCAACACCGTAAATAAAGCAACCAAAACAGAACGTTACTACACCGTGGGATACGCCCCGCATAACGGCAGGCCCAACCCGCCGTCTGCCATCAACCTTAAAGGCCGCTGGCTGGAAGAGTCGGGGTTTATGACCGGGATGCCGATAACGGTGACAGTTGAGCGGGGCAGGATAGTGATTGAGACCGAGATTAATCTCTGA
- a CDS encoding type I toxin-antitoxin system SymE family toxin — MITRQTSRQINQKIARYYTVGYALKNGKPNPPPAIDLKCRWLESSGFMTGIPITVTVERRRLVIETEINL, encoded by the coding sequence GTGATTACAAGACAGACATCACGGCAAATAAATCAAAAAATAGCGCGTTACTACACGGTGGGATATGCCTTGAAAAACGGTAAACCCAACCCGCCGCCAGCGATTGACCTAAAGTGCCGCTGGCTGGAATCGTCGGGCTTTATGACCGGGATACCAATCACCGTTACCGTTGAGCGGAGGAGACTGGTGATTGAGACGGAGATTAATCTCTGA
- a CDS encoding ABC transporter ATP-binding protein has translation MSLHFQHITKYFTVNGAPLTVLQDIDLSLHAGELVAVIGASGCGKSTLLRLAAGIDTTRRGRILIGDRPVHGIPDEVSLVFQEPRLFPWLTVTDNIRLGMLNLNLSPTEVAQRIAHYLQMMGLEGFADAWPHQLSGGMAQRVAIARGLVSTPRILLLDEPFGALDALTKQQLQERLADIRRQTDLTILLVTHDVEEAVFLADRVVVMSPRPGRISAILPVNLTYPRDRTSPALLEQRQAVSQALHQA, from the coding sequence ATGTCCCTGCATTTTCAGCATATTACCAAGTATTTTACTGTCAACGGCGCACCGCTGACGGTGTTACAGGACATCGACCTGTCGTTGCATGCTGGCGAGCTGGTTGCGGTCATCGGTGCTAGCGGCTGTGGTAAATCGACGCTGCTGCGTTTGGCTGCTGGGATTGATACTACCCGACGCGGACGTATTCTGATTGGCGATCGGCCTGTTCACGGCATTCCCGACGAGGTCAGTCTGGTGTTTCAGGAGCCGCGTCTGTTTCCGTGGCTCACCGTGACGGACAATATTCGCCTCGGTATGCTCAATCTCAATCTTTCCCCTACGGAAGTTGCGCAGCGAATTGCACACTATCTCCAGATGATGGGGCTGGAAGGCTTTGCCGATGCATGGCCGCATCAGCTGTCGGGTGGGATGGCACAGCGTGTGGCGATCGCCCGTGGGCTGGTGTCGACGCCACGTATTCTCTTGCTGGATGAACCTTTTGGCGCGCTTGATGCGCTGACCAAACAGCAGTTGCAGGAACGTCTGGCAGATATTCGCCGACAAACGGATCTGACGATCTTGCTGGTGACGCATGATGTGGAAGAGGCCGTTTTTCTGGCTGACAGAGTGGTAGTCATGTCACCCCGGCCCGGCCGGATTAGTGCAATTCTACCGGTAAATCTGACTTATCCTCGAGATCGCACCAGCCCAGCGTTACTGGAGCAACGGCAAGCTGTCAGTCAGGCGCTGCATCAGGCTTGA